The Branchiostoma floridae strain S238N-H82 chromosome 8, Bfl_VNyyK, whole genome shotgun sequence genome has a segment encoding these proteins:
- the LOC118420647 gene encoding snaclec A6-like, producing the protein MKAVLGFVIVILVAHVCSATSDCQLQNPTFQTDDFYVYNGICHWFSVNMAWSNYTGARTFCSRRGARLVTIKDSAKQRWLESLFTTNSLPRRNFWIGLDDLDEKNFKWSDGSAFDVANDYNNWYKPLKHHKLRDCALLHRVGKKWVLVSCRRRFRYICEIP; encoded by the exons ATGAAGGCTGTCCTCGGGTTCGTCATTGTCATTCTGGTGGCGCATGTGTGTTCAGCCACTTCAG ACTGTCAACTCCAAAACCCGACCTTCCAGACGGACGATTTTTATGTCTACAACGGTATTTGCCATTGGTTCTCCGTGAACATGGCCTGGTCTAACTACACGGGTGCTAGGACGTTCTGCAGCCGTCGCGGCGCCAGGCTTGTTACGATCAAGGACTCTGCCAAACAGCGGTGGCTTGAGAGTCTCTTTACCACCAACAGCTTGCCGAGAAG AAActtttggattggattggacGACCTTGACGAGAAAAATTTCAAGTGGAGCGACGGTTCGGCTTTCGACGTCGCCAACGactacaacaactggtacaAGCCACTGAAACATCACAAGCTCAGGGACTGCGCTCTGCTCCACCGCGTGGGCAAGAAGTGGGTTCTGGTCAGCTGCAGGAGACGGTTCCGCTACATCTGTGAAATac